One genomic region from Caldisericia bacterium encodes:
- the pheT gene encoding phenylalanine--tRNA ligase subunit beta produces MKVSLNWLSEFIELKKDIEEIKNITIFRGLEIEEIYKKESDIKNCFTGKIKDIKKINNNLSLCFIQFKNTILKSITGAKNLKINDIVPIALPGGAVYKHKIQNGEKTNELINVKPINIEGYISEALLLSYDEIGIDDSSLSDIYKEGIFVLPDDTPLYEDLKNALWLNDYIFEIKTLNRGDLLSLYGLAKELERYGLGKFNNNKELILNLENLPETKFEIEIKNTYLCPRYVGVVIEGVNVGKSNIFNLRKLLSIGQRPVNNIVDSTNVFMFEYGQPLHAFDLDKLEKKVIVREAKKGETIITLDGKERELEEGMLLICDALRPIAIAGIIGGKETEVNFDTKNILLESAYFNPASISKTKRKLKIETEASSRFEKGIDINKTLLIGFSSAQTFQGEKIYKPIDIYSESLKIEPIKLRFERARKIIGFNIKNEEIVEILNRGGFKEIEKGDDYSLFIQEYNRPDVKTEIDLIEELVRYYGIENISPTVPYIKIDPYIDNFEIKFNNKISQILTSLGLNEVLTLSLLDRDYLLSFSFDRKPIELINPLRQDQNVLRTNLLPSILKVIEKNISFGNKNIAIFEIGKIYYEKEDKYLEEEELIVGLTGKIIEKYWGEKDRFYNFYHLKGILEKLFNELNINEFTIINNDKSNIFHPTRYGKIYVNNQIVGEIGEICDDLIEKLNINQRVYISIIELEKLKKYVSIKKDFKEITKFPSLTFDLSIIIPKDKKFNDLIKIIKEESGKILNRFSLFDIYEDEKIGIDNRSYAINLVFSSSEKTLTDEDIKEIIEKIEIRIEKELNGLIRKKIG; encoded by the coding sequence ATGAAAGTTTCATTAAATTGGTTAAGTGAATTTATTGAATTAAAAAAAGACATAGAAGAAATAAAAAATATTACAATTTTCAGGGGTCTTGAAATTGAAGAGATTTACAAAAAGGAGAGTGATATAAAAAATTGTTTTACAGGTAAAATTAAAGACATTAAAAAAATTAATAATAATTTATCATTATGTTTTATACAATTTAAAAATACAATATTAAAATCTATAACAGGAGCTAAAAATTTAAAAATAAATGATATTGTACCTATTGCATTACCAGGAGGTGCTGTTTATAAACATAAAATACAAAATGGAGAGAAAACTAATGAACTAATTAATGTAAAACCTATTAATATAGAAGGATATATTTCAGAGGCTCTTCTTTTATCATATGATGAAATAGGAATTGATGATTCATCTTTATCAGATATATATAAGGAAGGAATATTTGTATTACCTGATGATACTCCTTTATATGAAGACTTAAAGAATGCTTTATGGCTTAATGATTATATTTTTGAAATAAAAACATTAAACAGAGGAGATCTTCTTTCACTATATGGATTAGCAAAAGAATTAGAAAGATATGGATTGGGAAAATTTAATAATAATAAAGAGCTAATTTTAAATTTAGAAAATTTACCAGAAACTAAATTTGAAATTGAGATTAAAAATACCTATTTATGTCCAAGATATGTTGGAGTAGTTATTGAAGGAGTTAATGTTGGAAAATCTAATATTTTTAATTTAAGAAAATTATTGTCAATAGGACAAAGACCTGTAAATAATATTGTTGATTCAACTAATGTATTTATGTTTGAATATGGTCAACCTTTACATGCATTCGATTTAGATAAATTAGAAAAAAAGGTTATAGTTCGAGAGGCAAAAAAAGGTGAAACAATTATTACTCTTGATGGTAAAGAGAGAGAATTAGAGGAAGGAATGTTACTTATATGTGATGCATTAAGGCCGATTGCAATAGCTGGAATTATAGGTGGTAAAGAAACAGAGGTAAACTTTGATACAAAAAACATTTTACTTGAATCTGCATATTTTAATCCTGCATCAATTTCTAAAACAAAAAGAAAACTTAAAATTGAAACAGAAGCTTCATCAAGATTTGAGAAAGGAATAGATATAAATAAAACTCTTTTAATTGGATTTTCATCAGCTCAAACATTTCAAGGTGAAAAAATATATAAACCAATTGATATCTATTCCGAATCTTTAAAAATTGAACCAATAAAATTAAGGTTTGAGAGAGCAAGAAAAATTATAGGATTTAATATAAAAAATGAGGAAATTGTTGAAATTCTAAATAGAGGTGGATTTAAAGAAATAGAAAAAGGAGACGATTATTCTTTGTTTATTCAGGAATATAACAGACCAGATGTAAAAACAGAAATAGACCTTATTGAAGAATTAGTTAGATATTATGGTATTGAAAATATTTCACCAACAGTACCTTATATTAAAATTGACCCCTATATAGATAATTTTGAAATTAAATTCAATAATAAAATTTCACAAATATTAACATCTCTTGGTCTTAATGAAGTATTAACTCTTTCGCTTCTTGATAGAGACTATCTTTTAAGTTTTAGTTTTGATAGAAAACCTATCGAATTAATTAATCCTTTAAGACAAGATCAAAATGTTCTAAGAACAAATCTTTTACCGAGTATATTAAAAGTTATTGAAAAAAACATTAGTTTTGGAAATAAAAACATAGCTATATTTGAAATTGGAAAAATTTATTATGAAAAAGAAGATAAATATTTAGAAGAAGAGGAACTTATAGTTGGTTTGACAGGTAAGATAATTGAAAAATATTGGGGAGAAAAAGATAGATTTTATAACTTTTATCATTTAAAAGGAATACTTGAAAAATTATTTAATGAATTGAATATAAATGAATTTACTATAATAAATAATGATAAATCAAATATTTTCCATCCTACAAGATATGGAAAAATATATGTAAATAATCAAATTGTAGGAGAAATTGGAGAAATTTGTGATGATTTAATTGAAAAACTAAATATAAATCAAAGAGTTTATATATCAATAATAGAACTTGAGAAATTGAAAAAGTATGTTTCTATTAAAAAAGATTTTAAAGAAATAACAAAATTTCCAAGCTTAACTTTCGATTTATCAATTATTATTCCTAAGGATAAAAAATTTAATGATTTGATTAAAATAATTAAAGAGGAATCAGGAAAAATTTTAAATAGATTTTCACTTTTTGATATTTATGAAGATGAAAAAATTGGCATAGATAATAGAAGTTATGCTATAAATCTTGTTTTTTCAAGCTCTGAAAAAACATTAACAGATGAAGATATAAAAGAAATAATAGAGAAAATAGAAATCAGAATAGAAAAAGAACTTAATGGTTTGATAAGGAAAAAAATTGGATAA
- the pheS gene encoding phenylalanine--tRNA ligase subunit alpha: MDVKKDEILNELFADLDKIETLEDLEKVRVKFLGKKGIIKNLTEKFKTIVDFEEKRKYGELINILKNEIELAIEKSKIKILDKLKKLKIQEEKIDETLPGYPYNLGKRHILKIVENEIIDIFMRMGFHLSFGPEIENEYYNFEALNIPKYHPSRDMWDTFYLPNGLLLRTHTSPVQIRTMEKIKPPLRIISPGRCFRRDPFDASHSPIFHQVEGLMIDKNISLADLMGIIDLFAKKMFGEKTQTKFYISYFPFVEPGLEVAATCSLCYGRGCSVCKYTGYVEILGAGMVHPDVLKNVDIDPEEWQGFAFGLGVERVAMIKFGISDIRYFYENDLRFLNEF; encoded by the coding sequence ATCTTGAATGAACTCTTTGCTGATTTAGATAAAATAGAAACTCTTGAAGATTTAGAAAAAGTTAGAGTTAAATTTCTTGGCAAAAAGGGGATTATTAAAAATTTAACAGAAAAGTTTAAGACAATTGTGGATTTTGAAGAGAAAAGAAAATATGGAGAATTAATTAATATATTAAAAAATGAAATTGAATTAGCCATTGAAAAAAGCAAAATTAAGATATTAGATAAATTAAAAAAACTAAAAATCCAAGAAGAAAAAATTGATGAGACATTACCTGGATACCCTTATAATTTGGGCAAAAGACATATATTAAAAATTGTTGAAAATGAAATTATTGATATTTTTATGAGAATGGGTTTTCATCTCTCATTTGGACCAGAAATTGAAAATGAATATTATAACTTTGAGGCTTTAAACATACCAAAATATCATCCATCTAGAGATATGTGGGATACATTTTATTTACCAAATGGATTACTTCTTAGAACTCACACTTCTCCTGTTCAAATAAGAACAATGGAAAAAATTAAACCACCATTAAGAATTATTTCACCTGGAAGATGTTTTAGAAGAGATCCGTTTGATGCTTCTCATTCTCCTATATTTCATCAAGTAGAAGGTCTTATGATAGATAAAAATATATCTTTAGCAGATTTGATGGGTATTATCGATTTATTCGCAAAAAAAATGTTTGGAGAAAAAACTCAAACAAAGTTTTATATTTCATATTTCCCATTTGTTGAACCAGGTCTTGAGGTTGCTGCAACTTGTAGTTTATGTTATGGAAGAGGTTGTAGTGTATGCAAATATACTGGATATGTTGAAATATTAGGCGCTGGCATGGTTCATCCTGATGTGTTAAAAAATGTTGATATTGATCCAGAAGAATGGCAAGGTTTTGCATTCGGTCTTGGAGTTGAAAGAGTAGCAATGATAAAATTTGGAATATCAGATATAAGATATTTTTATGAAAATGATTTAAGGTTTCTTAATGAATTTTAA